From the genome of Nocardia mangyaensis:
ACGATCAGGGCGCAGTGGCCTACGACGTTGTCTGGCGTGTGCTCGGCGTTGGCGGACAGCCGCTGGTACAGCGGCCGCCCCTGAAAGCGCCTCAGCGAGTCGCCGAGGGTGCTTCGGCGTCGAGGCGGGTGGTCAACAGGTCGGTGAGTTCCTCGGCGTAGCCGAGCTGGCGGCGGAGATTCTCGCAGCTCGACTCCGCCTTGCCCCGCAGCACATCGAGGGTCGCGCCGGCCTCTCGGCGTGTCTTCGCACTGGAGGTCGGATCCTCCAGCACGTCGAGAGCTTCCAGGAGTTCCTTCATCTCCGCGAGCGTGAAGCCCAGCGGCTTCATCCGGCGAATCACCAGCAGGCGTTGTACATCGGCCTCGGTATAGAGCCGGAAGCCGCCCGCCGATCGCTCCGACGGAGTCACCAGGCCTACGTCGTGGTAATGGCGCACAGTACGAATAGATAGATCGGTGCGTGTGGCGACCTCACCGATCTGCAGGTGCCCGCTCTGCTCGTCATGCATGTTCGACCTCCATACTTCGGGCCGTTCGCCCGCAACGGCCCCTGGCGGGGCCGTACACAGTTTTCACTGTCGGCAAGGCTTTCACTGTAGCCTCTGGGGGTTGCCCCGCCCGGCAAAGATCATCTGTCGCCTCCCCCGGTGTGATCAGGATGGCAACGT
Proteins encoded in this window:
- a CDS encoding MerR family transcriptional regulator, producing MHDEQSGHLQIGEVATRTDLSIRTVRHYHDVGLVTPSERSAGGFRLYTEADVQRLLVIRRMKPLGFTLAEMKELLEALDVLEDPTSSAKTRREAGATLDVLRGKAESSCENLRRQLGYAEELTDLLTTRLDAEAPSATR